A window of the Trichoderma asperellum chromosome 4, complete sequence genome harbors these coding sequences:
- a CDS encoding uncharacterized protein (EggNog:ENOG41), translating to MASLIEKVKDKLQSHSDNKTEQPEGTHGPHSSRTANAADPRVDSDRDNREALGRHDGSYTTGGDNYSYGASNTHGTSTAGDTLTSSGRTGPAPTTAGMHKSDMMNKADPRIDSDLDGSKNMGLRSEKATHAGTTSTAYETGTTGTGTTTTGTTTTGTTTTGTTGTGTTGTGTAFGSTGPASKTAGTHKSDTMNKADPRIDSDLDGSRNMGLRSEKATHDIGTTRTSGTSGATAGTGFGTGMGTDTLGAGSGIDTSGTTGTYTSGMDTASGRGSGRDTYSSGVGKTSGLGSGTGTGTYSGMDTTSGLGSDDRSYGQQTGTLGSDTTTTSAYGGMGSLGGGFGTDRQATGPASNTAGPHKSDMMNKADPRVDSDLDNSKTYGGNKTYQS from the exons ATGGCTTCACTCATCGAAAAGGTCAAGGACAAGCTTCAGAGCCACTCCGACAACAAGACTGAGCAGCCCGAGGGCACTCATGGACCTCACAGCTCCCGAACTGCCAATGCTGCTGACCCTCGTGTTGACTCCGACCGTGACAACCGCGAGGCGTTGGGCCGCCATGATGGCTCGTACACCACAGGTGGTGATAACTACTCATACGGCGCATCAAACACTCATGGCACAAGCACCGCCGGAGATACCCTCACTTCGTCTGGCCGAACCGGTCCTGCTCCCACAACCGCCGGCATGCACAAGTCCGACATGATGAACAAGGCCGACCCCAGAATCGACTCAGATCTCGATGGCAGCAAAAACATGGGCCTCCGCTCTGAGAAGGCTACCCATGCTGGAACTACCAGCACTGCCTACGAAACTGGAACTACGGGCACCGGAACTACGACCACCGGAACTACGACCACCGGAACTACGACCACCGGAACTACAGGCACCGGAACTACAGGCACCGGAACCGCATTCGGTTCGACTGGTCCTGCTTCCAAAACTGCCGGCACGCACAAGTCCGATACCATGAACAAGGCTGATCCCCGAATCGACTCAGATCTCGATGGCAGCCGCAACATGGGCCTCCGCTCTGAGAAG GCTACCCACGATATTGGAACTACCAGAACTTCTGGTACCTCTGGAGCTACCGCGGGCACGGGATTCGGTACCGGTATGGGTACTGACACTCTCGGAGCCGGCAGCGGCATCGATACCTCCGGCACGACTGGCACTTACACATCCGGCATGGACACGGCCTCAGGACGTGGCTCAGGAAGAGACACCTACTCATCTGGTGTGGGCAAGACCTCTGGGCTAGGCTCAGGTACTGGTACCGGTACCTATTCTGGTATGGACACAACCTCAGGGCTCGGCTCTGATGACCGTAGCTATGGTCAACAAACAGGCACCCTTGGCAGCGACACCACCACTACCAGTGCATACGGTGGCATGGGCAGCCTCGGCGGCGGTTTTGGAACTGATCGCCAGGCTACGGGCCCAGCTTCCAACACAGCTGGCCCACACAAGTCCGATATGATGAACAAGGCCGACCCTCGTGTGGACAGCGACCTCGATAATAGCAAGACCTATGGAGGCAACAAGACTTATCAGTCGTGA
- a CDS encoding uncharacterized protein (EggNog:ENOG41): MPSEDKRSNEVDAQDGPERFAPWYRLLQKIRQGDSNQQHHDPFIVQERSDQSEEREAPGWLPTDAEKVFVNRLVPKHEYPAVQLQNGILTPQLSRPPRNLAWLQARLQYARTESDWTLATWQKYKAYPHFRRHRDLTRVAMRCLFRRFPERSGLVRIYYQRWYDFPEYAPFAQGLEQPCPGYTQGFSFEAYRAVDIECLGSAVCYNSILSGVPSLTLPHMTGEFAVGALEAEEATDARHGAALVYMRNEILLHAKIRKDPEDVAAIVTFITDGLSIRFYAHYESKSPSGMVEYHQYPILAVNLVGSYEEFLRGVAMLRNCQDIAFVLDSNLKNALERYHTTNGIDAWAYHLDDGDHILSESEDSVVESISGQEDEVGQGNEHVSKSNDDCNNNPENSLKVATQEKGDEDEGEGDATSTHSEKNEDDSPPHISLQAQQPTRVLRPRKQAPQEEEKKPKQGFRKRQASQACQASGDAGKEPSRKRLRPRS, from the coding sequence ATGCCGTCAGAAGATAAAAGAAGCAACGAAGTTGATGCCCAAGATGGGCCAGAGAGATTTGCACCGTGGTATCGCCTTCTACAGAAAATCAGACAGGGTGATTCTAACCAGCAACATCACGACCCGTTTATCGTACAAGAACGCTCAGATCAGAGcgaggaaagagaagctcCGGGCTGGCTCCCGACTGATGCTGAAAAGGTATTTGTGAACAGGCTCGTCCCTAAACACGAGTATCCAGCAGTGCAGTTGCAAAATGGCATTCTCACGCCACAACTGTCCAGGCCGCCGAGGAATTTGGCATGGCTACAAGCGCGACTTCAATATGCGCGGACCGAATCCGACTGGACACTCGCAACGTGGCAGAAATACAAGGCATATCCTCATTTCAGACGCCATCGGGATCTCACCAGGGTGGCCATGCGGTGTTTGTTCAGGCGATTCCCAGAGCGGTCCGGACTTGTTAGGATCTACTATCAGCGCTGGTACGACTTCCCTGAATATGCGCCCTTCGCCCAGGGCCTCGAGCAGCCTTGTCCTGGATACACCCAAGGATTCTCGTTTGAAGCCTACAGAGCTGTTGATATTGAGTGTCTAGGTTCGGCCGTGTGTTATAACAGCATCTTGTCCGGTGTTCCATCGCTTACTCTCCCTCACATGACCGGTGAGTTTGCAGTGGGAGCTTTGGAAGCCGAAGAGGCGACGGATGCGCGACATGGCGCGGCACTTGTTTACATGAGAAACGAAATTCTTTTGCACGCCAAGATTAGAAAAGACCCGGAGGATGTGGCGGCAATTGTAACTTTTATCACGGATGGACTGTCTATTCGCTTCTACGCACACTATGAATCCAAATCTCCCAGCGGCATGGTAGAATATCACCAATATCCTATTCTAGCAGTGAATTTGGTGGGGTCGTATGAAGAATTTCTTCGAGGTGTTGCCATGCTACGAAACTGTCAAGAcattgcttttgttttggATAGTAATCTTAAGAATGCCCTTGAACGGTACCACACAACGAACGGCATCGATGCTTGGGCTTATCATCTGGACGATGGCGATCACATACTATCAGAAAGTGAGGATAGCGTGGTTGAAAGCATCAGTGGACAGGAAGATGAAGTCGGACAGGGAAATGAACACGTCTCTAAAAGTAATGATGACTGCAATAACAACCCGGAAAATAGCCTCAAAGTAGCTACCCAAGAAAAGggggatgaggatgagggtGAAGGTGATGCAACTAGCACGCACAGtgagaagaatgaagatgacTCGCCCCCTCATATTTCTCTTCAAGCTCAACAACCCACTAGAGTGCTTAGGCCTCGAAAACAAGCACctcaagaagaggagaagaagccaaaACAAGGCTTTCGGAAACGACAAGCTAGTCAAGCCTGTCAAGCCAGTGGAGATGCAGGTAAAGAGCCTTCAAGAAAGCGTTTGAGGCCCAGGAGTTAA
- the ATG5 gene encoding autophagy protein 5 — MSASSSISQTLWATQIPLHITHRSSPTTPFITSVPRFSYLSLLLPRLSAFFDAPCSSFHFEDVQLRNLAVGLLADLYAPSLPWRLVVDDGVAWDIGDTFLNSVKEADFVRYGNANQIMKMSKEHTTQLWNAVIDNDYVAFAKIHTRLLNAPATLKHVPIRIYIPSTPPSNAGGDSSPPALAAGEAGSFKVVQSLVPVVAPDRKPKLLGQALRDLMPMLFPSSRDPVLASVVLHGVPAPFNAPLGEMMREAAYPDGWLCFVVVV, encoded by the exons ATGTCTgcgtcctcctccatctcccagACGCTCTGGGCCACGCAGATCCCCCTGCACATTACTCACCGATCATCTCCCACGACGCCCTTCATCACCAGCGTCCCCCGCTTCAGCTACttgtcactgctgctgccacgccTCTCCGCCTTCTTCGATGCACCGTGCTCCAGCTTTCACTTTGAGGATGTGCAGCTAAGGAACCTTGCTGTGGGGCTGCTGGCTGATTTGTATGCGCCAAGTCTGCCCTGGCGACTGGTGGTGGATGACGGGGTTGCATGGGATATTGGAGATACCTTTCTAAACAGCGTCAAAGAG GCCGACTTTGTTCGCTATGGCAACGCCAACCAAATCATGAAAATGTCCAAGGAACACACCACCCAGCTATGGAACGCCGTCATTGACAACGACTACGTTGCATTTGCCAAAATTCACACCCGCCTTCTCAACGCCCCAGCCACCCTCAAGCATGTTCCCATACGCATCTACATCCCCTCGACGCCGCCCTCTAATGCAGGAGGCGACAGTTCACCTCCTGCTCTTGCAGCCGGTGAAGCTGGATCGTTCAAAGTCGTCCAGTCATTGGTCCCCGTCGTCGCACCAGACCGAAAGCCAAAGCTGCTAGGACAGGCTCTCAGGGACCTGATGCCCATGCTGTTTCCCAGCAGTCGAGACCCTGTGCTGGCAAGCGTGGTGCTTCACGGGGTACCCGCTCCCTTTAATGCCCCCTTGGGGGAAATGATGAGAGAAGCCGCCTATCCCGATGGTTGGCTTTGCTTTGTCGTTGTTGTATGA
- a CDS encoding uncharacterized protein (EggNog:ENOG41) has product MDSADEYVGNPDIGNRPHMPQPSGGNRRQGQRTLATVYDAVAGRVTYDRVLRDEARDDKTFQPRIVDQRDSFKLAPDDVLFRRKDAPERYAEHDIYRAHEWDLPNGGRGILPQSDLLMAIHEYTSEFYGTLSRHQGTSGSGRNLDECSMDETALLAFGILLEEAGREVLGRRGHLVFTEGTHDNNDDNGVGQDWREGSTAQESGGESVVGHNEDESSQAGRKRRKLTTSDDE; this is encoded by the exons ATGGACTCTGCAGACGAATACGTGGGAAATCCCGACATCGGTAACCGGCCGCATATGCCACAGCCATCTGGCGGCAACCGACGCCAGGGCCAGCGGACGCTCGCTACCGTATACGACGCAGTCGCAG GAAGGGTCACGTATGATAGAGTACTGCGAGATGAGGCTCGGGACGACAAGACTTTCCAGCCTCGCATCGTCGACCAGCGAGATAGCTTCAAGCTCGCTCCAGATGATGTCTTGTTTCGCCGCAAAGACGCTCCAGAGCGGTACGCAGAGCACGACATCTACCGTGCGCACGAGTGGGACCTACCCAACGGTGGGCGCGGCATTCTACCCCAGAGCGATCTCCTAATGGCTATTCATGAGTACACGTCCGAGTTTTACGGGACTCTGAGCCGCCATCAGGGAACCTCGGGAAGTGGACGCAACTTGGACGAGTGCAGCATGGATGAGACGGCACTGCTGGCCTTTGGCATTCTGTTAGAGGAGGCGGGCCGAGAAGTTCTCGGTCGACGAGGTCATCTCGTTTTCACTGAAGGCACCCATGACAACAATGACGACAACGGCGTTGGTCAAGACTGGCGTGAGGGCAGCACGGCACAGGAATCCGGTGGCGAGTCCGTGGTTGGGCATAATGAAGATGAATCCTCTCAGGCGGGACGGAAGCGAAGAAAACTTACGACATCAGATGACGAGTGA
- a CDS encoding uncharacterized protein (EggNog:ENOG41~TransMembrane:4 (o6-25i45-70o76-101i121-142o)) has product MALDRIINIVLRAAELVFATIVAGVTGQHLHQFRHASNWSQGRFIYTEVIAALSMFFALIWLIPFSWSFVHWPVDIILSLCWWAAFGLLVNMLDGSCGYVFDWNNVHPISGDQCGKFKADIAFTFLSALLWLVSALLGIYWVTSHGRRARVDAAQRQSHRRWYRRSHV; this is encoded by the exons ATGGCGTTGGATCGCATCATCAACATTGTCCTCCGAGCGGCAGAGCTCGTCTTCGCTACCATTGTCGCTGGAGTGACAGGCCAGCACCTTCACCAGTTCCGCCATGCGTCCAACTGGTCCCAAGGCCGCTTCATCTATACCGAGGTGATAGCGGCATTGTCCATGTTCTTTGCCTTGATATGGCTTATTCCCTTCTCGTGGTCTTTTGTCCATTGGCCAGTCGACATCATCCTCAGCCTTTGCTGGTGGGCAGCCTTTGGCCTCTTGGTCAAT ATGCTGGATGGCTCCTGCGGCTATGTCTTCGACTGGAACAATGTTCACCCCATCTCCGGAGATCAATGCGGCAAGTTCAAGGCCGATATTGCCTTCACATTCCTGTCCGCTCTTCTTTGGCTCGTGTCTGCCCTGCTCGGAATCTACTGGGTCACCAGCCATGGACGTCGCGCTAGAGTCGATGCTGCCCAACGTCAGAGCCACCGCCGCTGGTACCGACGAAGCCACGTCTAA
- a CDS encoding uncharacterized protein (EggNog:ENOG41), translated as MDQGPPDSKRMRFWEPSGATRPHPNTQPLPPSSHHPLPPPSHAPHASSTQLPPPQPPPQGPNHHYHHHSASASPYQYPPRASELPLPAPTPVSLHGHAQQHPEIDRRHSDQETLAPMQDPYRQPPPPQHHPGLQHPGSQHPMSPAHAPYQYPGRDTIVKREPGDDLRRPNSTGHAPDAHPPAPQVVSTPHSLPPQLPPPQQHPQSHPQHQQQPPQPQQYPPQHLQQHPQQHPQQHPQQQQQQPPTPQQQHPPPPPPPPAFQDNPPPPRHMNYENQPSMPPTPGAYRAPSFPPGPPTPIAQQQPYEQNPNFQPQEPFYSVYSTAAKKKNTRASQACDQCRQLKAKCDELKPCKTCRDKGTECRYRDPVPKATDKAQTDILEGINSMQSTLQFMSERFGTIDDRLTKIESAFSRIPQFFEEFTPRAIPKKELEAAPPLSHPSPPPPPPPPLQLQPQPLEEPPIRRSPVADISRDQPVMSTETVPTEVMSSDAVAMAFGTEDEIEAEPGPPVPPGEPAIPINHTTLAGLLLDWDPIRELTRHHLEREGIKYVSEYPISLEQSRGILKVYGRGEDSHQRLSREATADHGNAEIGDDNLSDIVASSPAADWGQLGGGLSPGDQIEYRGGVLGPDGNPDFSEHKVAAYVESFKNNILNMHPIIHPQVLDEWVHQFINELPTANPKVKAQPLKSTFAVSQPMEMTGAKRKRSPDPDAPVTPSSQRLGKPSRSIHSALILIVLALGKICLYQDEVPDVLFPVDPIPHGSPVSRNGVPPSPIQGSPPSFSNQSHSSGFPSPRDQERGYQSRRSSIHGTSSASGTAAVRAGYNLKKNYEVIPGLEYFALATDILGNHLGAYNNMKNVYANIFAGLYHGQLARPLESFAFIHKASHKLQVLMRPSLDKLKKIKTNMEFIQEGKYNQLALAFWTCLQLESDLIAELPLPPSGLLQYENDMPQPNMSLLQGFDQRVVDSYPAQLYLRTHLNSIHRMFYSPDDSSKPEKLKNVRLVADGVSGMSWVPPSFRFNETDPPANDILSARLRAKYWGAQMITYRPFVRQILQWSYELKRHPQSPHAGVLSEYRYGVIAPFIPPNVKKPSDLDRSLIELARKGIYALIESTRSFHGLGEKRPIITNVFGTAHAQWGNLLVLAAAYKDPVLQEFVPKELLRELFLKTIAFLRQSATHTSSLRIDMHILEGLQRDLFHSDGRMASSFSSNTGHHTPKLPMAAPPFNGDAGIQPPLPPPPPHQSPHHQQSPHQQPLQPPRAQQSPLAHMPHLGMS; from the exons ATGGATCAAGGACCTCCCGACAGCAAGCGCATGCGCTTCTGGGAGCCGTCTGGTGCTACGCGGCCGCATCCTAATACtcaacctcttcctccttcatctcatcatcctctccctcctccctcTCACGCTCCGCATGCTTCGTCGAcccagctgccgccgccgcagccgccTCCTCAAGGTCCCAACCAtcactaccaccaccactcgGCGAGCGCCAGCCCATATCAATACCCGCCTCGTGCCTCGGAGCTGCCTCTGCCTGCGCCAACGCCAGTGTCACTTCATGGGCATGCCCAACAGCACCCAGAGATTGACCGTCGACACTCGGATCAAGAGACTCTCGCTCCCATGCAGGATCCGTACCGtcaaccaccgccgccgcagcatcaCCCAGGGCTTCAGCATCCGGGGTCACAGCATCCTATGTCTCCTGCACATGCGCCCTATCAGTATCCCGGTCGAGACACCATAGTAAAGCGAGAGCCTGGTGATGATCTTCGAAGGCCAAACTCGACAGGACATGCGCCAGACGCTCATCCACCGGCACCACAAGTCGTATCGACACCTCATTCTCTTCCGCCTCAGCTCCCCCCGCCTCAGCAACATCCTCAGTCACAtcctcagcatcagcagcagccaccgcAACCGCAGCAATATCCTCCGCAACACCTTCAGCAACACCCTCAGCAGCACCCTCAGCAGCACcctcaacagcaacagcagcagccgccgacgccgcagcagcaacatcctcctccacctcctccacctcccgCTTTTCAAGATAACCCGCCACCACCTCGACACATGAATTACGAGAATCAGCCGTCTATGCCTCCGACTCCCGGAGCCTATCGCGCCCCAAGCTTTCCTCCTGGGCCTCCTACACCGATCGCACAACAACAGCCTTACGAGCAAAACCCTAATTTCCAGCCCCAAGAGCCGTTTTACAGCGTCTACTCAAcagcggcgaagaagaagaatacaaGGGCTTCACAG GCGTGTGACCAGTGTCGGCAGCTTAAAGCTAAATGCGACGAGTTGAAACCATGTAAAACATGCAGAGATAAGGGCACAGAGTGCCGATACCGTGATCCAGTACCAAAAGC AACCGACAAAGCTCAGACAGACATTTTGGAGGGCATCAACAGCATGCAGTCTACGCTTCAGTTCATGTCTGAACGCTTTGGAACTATTGACGATAGACTGACCAAGATTGAGTCCGCCTTTTCAAGGATACCACAATTTTTTGAGGAATTTACGCCAAGGGCCATTCCTAAAAAGGAGCTTGAAGCTGCACCACCGCTATCCCACCcaagcccgccgccgccaccgccgccgccgctgcagctgcagccgcagccactGGAAGAGCCGCCAATCCGCCGATCTCCCGTAGCTGATATATCTCGGGATCAGCCGGTAATGTCTACCGAAACGGTACCTACAGAAGTAATGTCTAGTGATGCTGTAGCCATGGCTTTCGGCACCGAGGACGAAATAGAAGCAGAACCTGGTCCTCCCGTGCCTCCAGGAGAGCCTGCCATCCCTATTAACCATACGACTTTGGCTGGGCTTCTCTTGGATTGGGATCCGATCAGGGAATTGACACGGCACCACCTGGAGCGGGAAGGCATTAAATACGTCAGCGAGTATCCCATCAGTCTAGAGCAGAGTCGCGGAATTCTCAAGGTGTACGGGCGAGGCGAAGACTCTCACCAGCGACTTTCTAGAGAGGCGACTGCCGATCATGGAAATGCAGAGATTGGCGATGATAACCTGTCAGACATTGTAGCTTCCTCTCCCGCGGCGGACTGGGGCCAGCTTGGAGGGGGCCTGAGCCCCGGCGATCAGATCGAGTACCGCGGCGGCGTTCTCGGCCCTGATGGAAACCCAGATTTCAGCGAACACAAGGTTGCGGCCTACGTGGAAAGCTTCAAGAACAACATCTTGAACATGCACCCCATTATTCACCCACAGGTTCTCGACGAATGGGTTCACCAGTTTATCAATGAGCTCCCCACTGCGAACCCAAAAGTGAAGGCCCAGCCTCTGAAATCGACATTTGCTGTATCGCAGCCGATGGAAATGACTGGCGCCAAGAGAAAGCGAAGTCCCGATCCAGATGCGCCTGTGACGCCATCTTCCCAGCGTCTCGGCAAGCCAAGCCGTTCTATCCATAGCGCACTTATTCTCATCGTCTTGGCTCTGGGCAAAATCTGTTTGTACCAAGATGAAGTTCCTGATGTGCTTTTCCCGGTCGATCCAATCCCTCATGGAAGCCCAGTTAGTCGCAACGGAGTTCCTCCGTCGCCAATCCAGGGCTCGCCCCCGTCGTTCTCAAATCAGTCTCACTCTTCTGGCTTCCCTTCACCCAGGGACCAGGAGCGCGGCTACCAGAGCAGAAGATCATCTATCCATGGCACTTCCAGTGCGTCCGGGACCGCGGCCGTTCGCGCAGGGTATAACCTGAAGAAGAACTACGAGGTGATTCCTGGCTTGGAATATTTTGCACTGGCAACGGACATTCTTGGAAACCACCTCGGCGCGTACAACAATATGAAGAACGTCTATGCCAACATATTTGCTGGGCTGTATCATGGCCAGCTTGCGCGGCCGTTGGAGAGTTTTGCCTTTATTCACAAAGCGAGCCACAAATTGCAAGTTCTCATGAGACC GAGTTTGgacaagctgaagaagatcaaGACCAACATGGAATTCATCCAGGAAGGAAAGTATAACCAGCTGGCACTCGCCTTTTGGACGTGTCTGCAGCTAGAGAG TGATTTGATTGCTGAGCTTCCGCTCCCGCCTTCTGGCCTTTTGCAGTACGAGAACGACATGCCCCAGCCCAACATGAGCCTTCTCCAGGGATTCGACCAAAGAGTTGTAGACAGCTACCCCGCTCAGCTCTATCTCCGAACGCACTTGAACAGTATCCATCGCATGTTTTACTCTCCTGATGATTCCAGCAAGCCTGAGAAACTGAAGAATGTTAGACTAGTGGCAGATGGCGTGTCTGGTATGTCCTGGGTCCCCCCCAGCTTCCGCTTTAACGAGACCGACCCCCCTGCAAACGACATTCTGTCGGCGCGCCTTAGAGCCAAGTACTGGGGAGCCCAGATGATTACCTATCGTCCGTTTGTCCGCCAAATTCTGCAGTGGTCCTATGAGTTGAAACGCCACCCTCAAAGCCCACACGCTGGCGTCTTGTCAGAGTATCGATATGGGGTCATCGCGCCCTTCATCCCTCCGAATGTTAAGAAGCCAAGCGACCTTGATCGTTCCCTCATTGAGTTGGCTCGAAAGGGTATTTATGCTCTTATTGAAAGCACAAGATCGTTCCACGGACTCGGAGAGAAACGACCTATTATTACTAACGTGTTTGGCACGGCTCATGC CCAATGGGGTAATCTCCTCGTCCTGGCTGCCGCCTACAAGGACCCTGTTTTGCAAGAGTTTGTACCCAAGGAGTTACTGCGCGAGCTGTTTCTGAAGACGATTGCATTCCTTCGACAGTCTGCGACGCATACGAGCTCTCTGAGGATTGACATGCACATCTTGGAGGGGCTCCAGCGTGATCTGTTCCATTCGGATGGAAGAATGGCCTCGAGCTTTTCTAGCAACACTGGCCATCATACCCCCAAGCTTCCGATGGCGGCACCACCATTTAACGGCGATGCTGGTATCCAaccgcctctgccgccgccaccgccgcatCAATcgcctcatcatcagcagtCGCCTCACCAACAGCCACTGCAGCCGCCTCGAGCGCAACAGTCGCCTCTGGCACATATGCCGCATCTGGGGATGTCTTAG